The DNA segment CAATCGCGTCGTCAAAATCATCGGAGGCGGGCGCAGGGCTTTCATTTTTGCCGATGGCAGAAAGCGCGCGCAACACTTCGACGCCTTTGGCCACCAGCCGGGCGCGCTGGGTTGCGTAATCGTCATGGCTCACTTTGCCGGTTTCGTGATCGAAATCCAGATCGCGCAATTCGATCAGCACGGCCTCGCGCTGGGTGAGCAAATTGTCGGCGGGCGAGTCAGAGCCGTCGGCGACGCCCACGCGCTCCAGCAGTGGCCGGGCCACGAACGCGGCGACGAGCAGGAAGAGGGCGACGGAAATGAGAATTGAACCAATGTCCATAGAAGAATTCACAATTCACAAGGCACAATTCACAAATTGAGCACTGTGAATTGTGCCTTGAGCATTACTTGAGAAGCGGGTCAACGATAGCGGCCAACTTGGCCTGCGTCGTTTCGCCGATGATGGTTTGGACGAGCTTGCCGTTCTGATCAATGACGTAAGTCTCAGGCACACCCTTGATGCGGAAGGCTTGCGAGATTCGAGTGCCGAGGTCGGGGCCGTTGGTGTAAGTGATGTTGAACTTCGCCATGTAGGCCCGGGCT comes from the Chloroflexota bacterium genome and includes:
- a CDS encoding zinc ribbon domain-containing protein, with protein sequence MDIGSILISVALFLLVAAFVARPLLERVGVADGSDSPADNLLTQREAVLIELRDLDFDHETGKVSHDDYATQRARLVAKGVEVLRALSAIGKNESPAPASDDFDDAIEKAVAARRRRKATPASAGHVDDEIEKAVAARRKMKTIPAEANVETEAAPAPGRDLNDNGRLAKFCSHCGAAAQPGDKFCARCGASLALTPEST